A region from the Bacteroidales bacterium genome encodes:
- a CDS encoding bacteriocin family protein, which produces MDILRKSLAPINQEAWDEINEQAKVVFQNVLTARKIADVEGPKGFDFGGVSVGRLNVDENQKEDAVKYGINRIQPLMETRKSFKLNIWELDNAVRGAADVDLEEMEKAAREIGEFEEKAIYLGFEKACIKGLKEVSDHDTMKFPGEAKEILKAVVDAISAMKRAFVEGPYHLVVGNDKWQSLHIHTGGYPLKRQVEDVIGGQIILNPNIDEGFLVSGRGGDFQLTLGQDLSIGYESHNEKEVQLYFTESFTFRTLEPAAVIVFE; this is translated from the coding sequence ATGGATATATTAAGAAAGTCTTTAGCACCAATTAACCAGGAAGCCTGGGATGAGATCAATGAACAGGCAAAGGTAGTATTTCAAAATGTACTTACTGCCCGCAAAATTGCAGATGTTGAGGGGCCGAAAGGTTTCGACTTTGGAGGTGTGAGCGTTGGAAGGCTTAATGTGGATGAAAACCAGAAGGAGGATGCTGTGAAGTATGGCATTAACCGTATCCAGCCACTGATGGAAACCCGGAAATCATTTAAACTGAATATATGGGAGTTGGATAATGCCGTAAGGGGAGCTGCTGATGTTGATTTGGAAGAGATGGAGAAAGCCGCCCGGGAAATTGGTGAATTCGAAGAGAAAGCCATTTATTTGGGGTTTGAGAAAGCTTGTATTAAAGGCTTGAAGGAAGTTTCCGATCATGATACCATGAAGTTTCCCGGGGAAGCGAAGGAAATATTGAAAGCCGTGGTTGATGCCATTAGCGCAATGAAAAGGGCTTTTGTTGAAGGGCCTTATCATCTGGTTGTGGGAAATGATAAATGGCAGAGCCTTCATATTCATACCGGAGGCTATCCGTTGAAGCGCCAGGTAGAAGACGTTATCGGCGGTCAGATCATCCTGAACCCCAATATTGATGAAGGGTTCTTGGTTTCAGGCCGGGGAGGTGACTTTCAGTTAACACTCGGCCAGGATCTTTCAATAGGCTATGAATCGCATAACGAGAAAGAGGTACAATTATATTTCACCGAATCTTTTACTTTTAGAACGCTGGAACCTGCAGCGGTGATTGTATTTGAGTAA
- the nuoE gene encoding NADH-quinone oxidoreductase subunit NuoE, which translates to MPEIKELVKDLADQHGRNRESLLPILQGIVKKKRHVSENAMVEVARELDMSAALVYGTATFYSFLDTEPRGKYVIRLCRTITCDMHGKKEIMDTLKDLLKINVGETTKDNRFTLLETNCLGWCHKGPAMLINEKPYTELTPDKVSEIIEEYLKQEIE; encoded by the coding sequence ATGCCTGAAATTAAAGAATTAGTCAAAGATTTAGCAGACCAACATGGAAGAAACCGTGAAAGTTTGCTTCCCATTTTACAGGGAATTGTCAAAAAGAAGCGACATGTTTCAGAGAATGCAATGGTTGAGGTAGCCAGGGAACTGGATATGTCTGCAGCCCTGGTTTATGGTACGGCAACTTTCTATTCCTTTCTGGATACTGAACCCAGGGGAAAATATGTGATTCGCTTGTGCCGAACCATTACATGTGATATGCATGGTAAAAAGGAGATTATGGACACGCTTAAGGACCTGTTAAAGATTAATGTCGGAGAAACTACCAAGGACAATCGTTTCACCTTGCTTGAAACCAATTGTCTTGGTTGGTGTCATAAAGGTCCTGCCATGCTCATTAATGAAAAACCTTATACTGAGCTAACTCCGGACAAGGTAAGTGAAATTATTGAGGAGTATTTGAAGCAAGAAATTGAATAA